TCTCGCCATCATCCACGTGGTTCGGTATGAGATTCGAAGTTTGAGTGATCATTTTTTCGGTCCCTCTTCGATCACAGATAACCGCTGCAATGTCTGCTCAATCATTGTTTGCATTTCTTTCACTTTTGACTGGCATTTTTTATAGAGATGACGCTGCATCTCCTTTGGTAGTGTCAACATCTGGTCGCGGGCTTCGATCACACATTCCGCGGCAAACAACTCGTATTCTTCCCGACTGATCAGCTTCTCATCTGCGATTAAATCTTTACGCTCCAGGTCCTTCCGCTTCAATTTCTCCTGAAGCAGCTTCTCTTTTTTGAGTTCTTCGTTGAGCTTCTGGGATTCTCTGTCTGCTTTCTCATCGCGATAAGATGCCACCCACGCATCACACTCAGAAACATCAAAGACTCTCTTTCGTTGAGTTCCACTAACCGGAAGTCCTTTTTTGATCCAGTTCTGAATCGTCTTGTCGCTAACGTCCCATCGTTCGGCAGCAGCAGAAAACCAATGACACAATTGACCGGCTCCGTTTTTTGCATTGGAGCCTGTTTTTTAGCTGTTTTTTTCGTTTTTGACGTGGTGCGTTTTGAAGTGGCTCTTTGGGATGATCGCTTTGCTGATGTTTTGCCCCTCAATTTAATAGGAAGAAGAAGAAGTCACTTAAAATTTCGTTTTGAAACCAAAAAAGTGCGATTTAAGCACCGCGCACGGTGCCGGCCCCCCGCGGGAGGACCCGAGAATTTTTTTAGCCAGGCTTGTACTCGGCTGACTGATCTTAAAAGCTTACCGAATCGTGTGGAAACGATTTGGTTTTCTTCTTTCCCTCAATCAAAATCATTATTTTGTTGTTCAGATTCCTGTTCGAGTTGCTCGATGTACCTGGTGCAAGTTTCATTGGTCGACTGATCAAACTCGTCCAGGTATGACAGCTCATTCAAAGCCTTGTCGAGATCTTCATCAGGCTGAATGATGGGATCAGCTCCCGGTAATTTATCAGCTGGACGATCATTTGAGCTATGGCTTTTCATATTTGATTCCTTTCAACAATTTCAATCCGAGATTGATCAGAGCAAATAAGGCAACGAAGACTACGAAACTTGTTCCCGTTGAGGCCCCTCTTGCCAATGTGGAACGTATTCATTAAAGAAAAGAGCGATCCATCATCGGGAGCTTGTGCACCTTGATCGATCATGTCTGGAATCCACGTAGGGAAAATACAACTGCCAGAAATGTAGTGGGATAGGTTGTCTTACCATCAAGCGGTTTGAGAGGGAGTTTCTTCGAGTATTGATTCGGCTTCCTTGCCTGATTAAGAAATGATATAAAGAGCGGTAATGCATCCATGCCCTACCACTCTCTGAAAATGACTGGCGTTTCATGTGATCCATCATTCTACACCAGTTTCTTTTCGCAGTTACAATTTCGCATTAACTCGTTTAAAAAAGTCAAGGGCAGTTGGATTATGAGAAGAAAAAAGACAATTACGATCGAGCTTGATCGGGATGACTGGTGGCCGCTATGTCGCTACGCGGCAAAAGAGAAGATCTCGATTCGAGGGCTCGCAAGAAAAACGTTGATGCCATTGATCGACGATCTGAAAAGACGGTATCCACGGCAACCAGTCAATGAATCCCCGTCGATCGAAGATGTTCATTAATTGTACATTGATTTCGCCAATACGATCGCATTCGGCCCTGAGAGACATCAATTAGGGTTTAAATGAAATCGTATCGTATGATTGGGGCCACCCATTAATGAAAAGTGTCTGGTCATAGCTATTACCCGGTCATTATTTTAAAGGGTGTCTTTTAAAACGGTGGTATTAAGGCACATACTGGAGTGCATAGGAGTTTGTGGAGCGATAAGTGACTGAGATGATTAAATAAAACTTGACGGCAAGTTCTGAATAATCCTGCATTTACATGCCGTCTGATTTTTTTACCCTATTCTAACGAAAATCCACGCGGCTCGGACTTCGCATAACAACTAAGTGCCGTTGCGCGAAGCATATAGAACACCTTGTCAACAACTCCGAATTCCCAGTCGTCGAATAGAAATATATTTAAAGTCCAAGTGAAGTCTTCGGCGAACAATTTTTTCCTGAGTCGAGTGCGTGATCGAAACGTGCGGCTGTGGTTCAGATGATTTGTTCATAATTGTATAGACACAAAAATCAGCATCAACAACGCTGATTGCTACATGCCTTGTTAGGTTGTCTGCTTGGAGGATTTTTGCTGCATAGCTCGGAAAAATCGTTCAGTCGCATAAGTTGGAAGCTCCTCTCTAAGTGCCGACCGGCCTTGCGCTCTGATCACATCTTTTTCGGCATCAAGTTCTTGGGTAAGTCGAGGATCCCCTGCGATTGTAGCCTTATACACGTCGTAGAGCCGCTTGTGGACGAATACCAAGTCAGAATGACTGTCACCGGTACGATGTAAGAGGCCGAGTTGAAGTAAGCTACGAGCACCCGCAAACTCCTCATCATGATGTGTGGTCCCGTAAGGCAGCAGGAACTCCAGGGGGGTACACTCTTTTCCTTCAAGGAACCAGAGAAACCAGCGGCGTTCTCGACATGGTGTGCGAAGAAGGTCTCGCAGGGTTTCCTCACTACCAGGCCGGACCCGGCCTGCCTTGCGCTTGCGAACAAACCATGTTAGTCGTTCAGCCACCCAGTTTCGACCAGTAGCCGCGCCGCGCACAAGGGAGTGATGTAGCTCAAGCGCGTTTAACCAGAGGCTCGCAATTACTACTAGGCTGACAGTGAGCCCGACGCGAGGTTCTGAAAGGACTTGGCTGATAGGGATCAAGCCTTCCGAATCAGCCACAAGAAGGACAACGATGGCAACCCCGAGCCAGAACCAGAGAGCGGCATCTCTAAGGACTTTCTCGGTGAACTTCAGTCCCGAATCGACGATGTCTTTCCAGGTCATAATGCTCCTTAGGAACCTAACTCGAATTAGGCTAAATATTTTTGATGTAACCCATTAAGAGTAGAACGAGTTATAATTCTGTTTAACTAAGGATGAATTGTCAACAGAATATAGAGTAAGTTGCTATGATCAAAGGAACTAGGTTGAGTGACTCGAATCGGGAAAAGTGGAATTCTGAACTACGAATCAAGGGTTAAAAGAATCATCATCGTAGCATTGTATTTTTGTTGATTCGCCCATCGTTTCACTTTCTAAAACTCGTTTATAATAAAGAAAAAGTGACCGGGTAACAGCTAATACCCGGACAATCTTTTTGAGGGTGTCTTTTAAAGTCGTCATTTAAAAATGCTTTTGAGAAAAAGAATCCATGTAAGCCGTGTGTTCCTCGATCGCCAATACTGGTATCAAGGAGAACTGATTCTTAACTCACACACAAGGAGTACATGACAATGAAGATTCTTGCAATCGATCTAGGAAAGTTTAAGTCGGTCGCCTGTCGGTACATTACCGAAACCGGCAAGTCGGATTTTCTGATAGTGCAAACGCATGTGTTCTCTTTCGAGCAACTGTTAAGTAAGGAAAGTCCCGATCTGGTCGTCATCGAGACCTGCTCGATTGCAGGTTGGGTGCACGACTTGTGCTGTCACCATGGCGTGAGGTGCGACGTCGCCAATCCCAGCAACGAGGCCTGGAAGTTCAAAAACATCAAACGCAAAACGGATCGTGATGATGCACTCAAGCTGGCTCAACTAGCAGCATTGGAACAACTCCCAACAGTTTATGTCCCAACCCCAGAGATACGACAGCGGCGAGCGCTGCTGAAGTATCGTCAGTCATTGATTACTCGTTGGATTGCGATCCAGAATCACTTGCGAGCTCTCTTTCAACAACAAGGAGTTCTACTTGACCGTGGCCATCGTGCGTGGACAGAAACGGGCTTGCTAGCAATCGAACAACATGTGAAACCATTAGAGCAATGTGGTCCGGATGAACTTTGGTGTGGTGAAGTGGCCCTCGAACTCCAGGCGTTCAAGAGTATCTGCCAACAACTGCAGCAAGTGGAACGCAAGCTGGACGTATTTGCAAAGACGGACGCCAAAGTGAAACTGTTGCGGACCATCCCCGGCGTTGGACGTTGTACGGCCGAGGTCGTCGTTGCATACCTTGATGATCCACAGCGTTTCACCAACGGCCGTCAGGTCTCCGCCTATGCAGGACTAGTTCCCAAACAGTTTCAATCCGGTGAAACCGACCGTCGTGGACGGATTACTCGCCGAGGACCATCTTTGTTACGAAAGATGCTGGTTGAAGCGGGATGGATCTTGTTGCGGCACAACCTCTGGGCTCAGCGGTTGGTGAAGAGGCTTTCGCGTGGTCAGAAGACGCGCAGAAAACAGGCGATCGTGGCTTTGGCGCGAAAACTACTCGTGCGTTGTTGGGCAATGCTACGAGACGGCACGCCTTGGTGTGATTTTCTACCGCTGCCAGCAACCACCTGACCATTGGG
The Gimesia aquarii DNA segment above includes these coding regions:
- a CDS encoding terminase small subunit, whose product is MCHWFSAAAERWDVSDKTIQNWIKKGLPVSGTQRKRVFDVSECDAWVASYRDEKADRESQKLNEELKKEKLLQEKLKRKDLERKDLIADEKLISREEYELFAAECVIEARDQMLTLPKEMQRHLYKKCQSKVKEMQTMIEQTLQRLSVIEEGPKK
- a CDS encoding IS110 family transposase, with product MKILAIDLGKFKSVACRYITETGKSDFLIVQTHVFSFEQLLSKESPDLVVIETCSIAGWVHDLCCHHGVRCDVANPSNEAWKFKNIKRKTDRDDALKLAQLAALEQLPTVYVPTPEIRQRRALLKYRQSLITRWIAIQNHLRALFQQQGVLLDRGHRAWTETGLLAIEQHVKPLEQCGPDELWCGEVALELQAFKSICQQLQQVERKLDVFAKTDAKVKLLRTIPGVGRCTAEVVVAYLDDPQRFTNGRQVSAYAGLVPKQFQSGETDRRGRITRRGPSLLRKMLVEAGWILLRHNLWAQRLVKRLSRGQKTRRKQAIVALARKLLVRCWAMLRDGTPWCDFLPLPATT